A part of Chloroflexota bacterium genomic DNA contains:
- a CDS encoding formate--tetrahydrofolate ligase — MRPILEIADELGIEQGHLIPYGNSKAKVSLAAIRDRPAGKLIVVTGMTPTPAGEGKTTTSVAIAQGMGRLGLKSAVTLRQPSLGPIFGLKGGGAGGGRARVVPEDEINVHFTGDGHAVSSAHNLLAALTENAIQRGQIPGARTSGISWRRVLDVQDRALRNITTGLGGAGNAPLRETGFDIVPASEIMAVLALATDFDDLRRRLAQVTVAVGQRREAVTAGDVGAVGSLMALLRHALLPNLVQTTEGQPAFVHTGPFGNIAHGCSSVVADRLALGYTDFVLTEAGFGADLGFEKFMDIKCRGGGLDPSAAVVVATVRALRHHGGATRDRLAEPDVQAVEAGTANLAHMIGIVRGFGLPAVVAINRFESDTDAEIAAARAAALAAGASAAVESTGFEQGGAGSADLGAAVAEAAAGPPPPVTYPYRLADPIAEKVKSLATKLYGAADVHWSPSASRQRRRFERQGLSDLPICMAKTPMSLSHDPRLRNRPRGYTFEVVDCRASTGAGFIYPIASSILTMPGLPKSPRSLDLDEQGNILGF; from the coding sequence TTGCGCCCCATTCTTGAAATTGCCGATGAGCTCGGCATTGAGCAGGGGCACCTGATCCCGTACGGGAATTCGAAGGCCAAGGTTTCGCTAGCGGCGATTCGCGATCGACCCGCCGGCAAATTGATCGTCGTCACCGGGATGACCCCCACGCCGGCCGGAGAGGGCAAGACGACCACCTCGGTGGCGATCGCCCAGGGTATGGGGCGGCTAGGACTAAAGTCCGCCGTCACGCTGCGCCAGCCGTCACTGGGTCCGATCTTCGGACTCAAGGGTGGCGGGGCCGGCGGGGGTCGCGCTCGGGTCGTTCCCGAGGACGAAATAAACGTCCACTTCACCGGCGACGGGCATGCTGTTTCCTCGGCCCACAACCTCCTGGCGGCGTTGACCGAGAACGCGATCCAGCGCGGCCAGATTCCGGGAGCTCGGACGAGCGGGATCAGCTGGCGGAGGGTTCTGGACGTCCAGGACCGCGCGCTGCGCAATATCACCACCGGGCTGGGCGGTGCGGGCAATGCCCCGCTGCGCGAAACCGGATTCGATATCGTGCCGGCTTCCGAGATCATGGCCGTTCTGGCGCTGGCAACCGACTTCGACGACCTGCGTCGCCGGCTCGCGCAGGTCACCGTGGCGGTCGGCCAGCGCCGCGAAGCGGTTACCGCCGGCGACGTGGGTGCGGTCGGTTCGTTGATGGCGCTGCTGCGACATGCCCTGTTGCCGAACCTGGTCCAGACGACCGAGGGCCAGCCCGCGTTCGTCCACACCGGACCCTTTGGCAACATCGCCCACGGATGCAGCTCGGTCGTCGCCGATCGATTGGCGCTCGGCTACACTGATTTCGTGCTGACCGAGGCCGGATTCGGCGCCGATCTTGGCTTCGAGAAATTCATGGATATCAAATGCCGCGGCGGCGGACTTGATCCGAGCGCGGCGGTCGTGGTGGCCACGGTTCGGGCCTTGCGGCACCACGGCGGCGCCACCCGCGACCGGCTCGCCGAACCGGACGTGCAGGCGGTTGAGGCGGGAACGGCCAATCTGGCCCACATGATCGGGATCGTGCGCGGGTTCGGATTGCCGGCGGTCGTGGCGATCAATCGCTTCGAATCAGACACCGATGCCGAGATCGCCGCGGCACGCGCGGCGGCGCTGGCGGCTGGTGCCAGCGCGGCGGTCGAATCCACCGGCTTCGAACAGGGCGGCGCCGGCTCGGCCGACCTCGGGGCCGCGGTTGCCGAGGCGGCCGCCGGACCGCCGCCGCCCGTGACCTATCCCTATCGCCTCGCGGATCCAATCGCGGAAAAAGTCAAATCGCTGGCCACCAAGCTCTACGGCGCGGCCGACGTCCACTGGAGCCCGAGCGCGTCGCGTCAGCGGCGGCGATTCGAAAGGCAGGGTCTGTCCGATCTCCCGATCTGCATGGCCAAGACACCGATGTCGCTTTCGCACGACCCGCGCCTCCGCAACCGCCCCCGCGGGTACACGTTCGAAGTAGTCGACTGCCGCGCCTCCACCGGCGCCGGATTCATCTATCCCATTGCCAGTTCGATCCTGACCATGCCCGGTCTGCCCAAGAGTCCGCGGTCGCTTGACCTGGACGAGCAGGGAAACATCCTCGGGTTCTAA
- a CDS encoding xanthine dehydrogenase family protein subunit M produces MIPTSFDYTRAGSVEEALALLREGGDEAKLLAGGHSLIPIMKQRLAEPGLLIDIGGIAELQGISCDGEEVTIGAGTTHSELAASDLLRSYAPIVAETAAEIGDPQVRNRGTIGGSLAHADPGADLPAVLVALNAQIDLQGPGGGRSVSAADFFQDILTVDLGEDEIITGVRFNGRRSAAYAKLEQRASRFALVGVAAALDLAGGVCRSASVAVTGASSHAQHLSAVEGALSGAELPSGAAAAASGAGDGLEFVNADLHGSEEYRRAMVEVIARRAIEAAATRD; encoded by the coding sequence GTGATTCCAACTTCGTTTGACTACACCCGCGCCGGCAGCGTCGAGGAAGCCCTTGCTTTGCTGCGTGAAGGTGGCGACGAGGCCAAGTTGCTGGCCGGCGGGCACAGTCTGATCCCGATCATGAAGCAGCGCCTGGCCGAACCGGGTCTGCTGATCGACATCGGCGGGATCGCCGAGTTGCAGGGTATCTCCTGCGACGGGGAGGAGGTCACCATCGGCGCGGGAACAACCCACTCCGAACTGGCCGCTTCTGACCTGTTGCGCTCCTATGCTCCGATCGTGGCCGAAACCGCCGCCGAAATCGGCGATCCGCAGGTACGCAATCGCGGCACCATCGGGGGAAGCCTTGCCCACGCCGATCCGGGCGCCGACCTGCCGGCCGTGCTGGTGGCCTTAAACGCCCAGATCGATCTGCAAGGCCCCGGTGGCGGACGGAGCGTGTCGGCGGCGGATTTCTTCCAGGACATCCTCACCGTTGACCTCGGCGAGGACGAGATCATCACCGGGGTGCGGTTCAACGGTCGGCGTTCGGCCGCCTACGCCAAGCTGGAGCAGCGCGCTTCGCGTTTCGCACTTGTCGGCGTGGCGGCGGCGCTGGATCTTGCCGGCGGCGTTTGCCGGTCGGCCAGCGTTGCCGTAACCGGGGCGTCCAGTCACGCCCAGCACCTCAGCGCGGTAGAGGGCGCATTAAGCGGTGCCGAGCTTCCCTCCGGGGCGGCTGCGGCCGCCTCCGGCGCCGGCGACGGACTCGAGTTCGTAAATGCCGACCTGCACGGCAGCGAAGAGTACCGCCGGGCCATGGTGGAGGTCATTGCGCGCCGGGCAATCGAGGCGGCCGCGACCAGGGATTAA
- a CDS encoding carbon monoxide dehydrogenase subunit G codes for MQISGEHQFAGPRPLLYQMLLDPEVLAATLPGVQSFDEVGPDTYESSMRVGIAAVRGTYQGRVEVSERVPEESFRLRIEGSGRPGGGTADARVRLEEAGNQTVMHYQAEVRARGTIARLGNRLMGGAARLLIGQFCRAIEQRIEKSAA; via the coding sequence GTGCAGATCAGCGGCGAGCACCAGTTTGCCGGACCGCGCCCTTTGCTGTACCAGATGCTCCTGGATCCCGAGGTCCTGGCCGCCACGCTGCCCGGCGTGCAGAGCTTCGATGAAGTCGGACCCGACACTTACGAGTCCAGCATGCGCGTGGGGATCGCCGCCGTCCGCGGCACTTACCAGGGACGGGTAGAGGTCTCCGAACGGGTTCCCGAGGAGTCCTTCCGCCTCCGCATCGAAGGCTCGGGCCGACCCGGCGGCGGGACCGCCGACGCGCGGGTGCGGCTGGAGGAGGCCGGCAATCAGACGGTCATGCACTATCAGGCCGAGGTCCGGGCCAGGGGCACGATCGCCCGCCTCGGCAACCGGCTGATGGGCGGAGCCGCCCGGCTCCTGATCGGTCAGTTCTGCAGGGCCATCGAACAACGAATTGAGAAAAGCGCCGCCTAG
- the tig gene encoding trigger factor encodes MPSSSELIGDGTAKLTIEIPVEDLQREYQNAARRIAQRQKIPGFRPGKAPPRVVERLFGEAAIKLDAIERLVPRTFDRALAEQDLEMADQPEFEYPDSGEGELDFSRTFTYSGTVPLVPTVTLGNARTISLRRRTIEVGEEEIVQQLEAIRSSRAEMVDIEDSERELGGEDIARFDFRERVDGEDRIEREGLAVSMSNPGFADGFADQVLGMRIGDEKEFELAYSDSSPIAAVAGKSAEYRVKLVGLTERTLPELNDEFAASVSEVESVEELRDQMREEMTDYREREDRSRLQNEALAALIDKSDFTIAERLVRNQAHQLLEARVADLTRRGMALETFLAQRGMDDESFRQQAHEDAEDMIRNSLTIREFASAREIEVGPQDVETRLTEMFASYPAGEQEALRNHYLNQMGIESLAGQILQERVLDQLLEEVNVQDPLGAEGEQSGSEAPADDPDSDQSEAAGGG; translated from the coding sequence TTGCCCTCTTCCAGCGAATTGATTGGCGACGGCACCGCCAAGCTGACGATTGAAATACCGGTCGAGGACCTGCAGCGCGAGTATCAGAACGCTGCCCGTCGCATCGCCCAGCGCCAGAAAATACCCGGATTCCGACCCGGCAAGGCGCCTCCCCGGGTGGTCGAGCGGTTGTTCGGAGAAGCGGCGATCAAACTCGATGCGATCGAACGCCTGGTACCGCGCACCTTCGACCGCGCCCTGGCCGAGCAAGACCTGGAGATGGCCGACCAGCCCGAGTTCGAATATCCGGATTCCGGCGAAGGCGAACTAGATTTCTCGCGCACGTTCACCTATTCGGGCACGGTCCCGCTGGTTCCGACGGTTACCTTGGGCAACGCCCGCACCATCAGCCTGCGCCGCCGCACGATCGAGGTGGGCGAGGAGGAGATTGTCCAGCAGTTGGAGGCGATCCGCTCCAGTCGCGCCGAGATGGTCGACATCGAGGACTCCGAGCGCGAACTTGGCGGCGAGGACATCGCCCGCTTCGACTTTCGCGAGCGCGTCGACGGGGAAGACCGAATCGAGCGCGAGGGCCTGGCGGTCAGCATGTCCAATCCGGGATTTGCCGATGGATTCGCGGACCAGGTCCTGGGCATGCGGATCGGCGACGAGAAGGAGTTCGAACTCGCCTATTCCGATTCCTCGCCAATCGCGGCGGTGGCCGGCAAGAGCGCCGAATACCGGGTCAAGTTGGTCGGGTTGACCGAGCGCACCCTGCCGGAACTGAACGATGAGTTCGCGGCCTCGGTCTCGGAGGTTGAGAGCGTCGAAGAACTGCGCGATCAGATGCGCGAGGAGATGACCGATTACCGCGAGCGCGAAGACCGTTCCCGACTGCAGAACGAGGCCCTGGCGGCCCTGATCGACAAATCCGATTTCACGATCGCCGAACGACTGGTCCGCAACCAGGCCCATCAGCTCCTGGAGGCGCGGGTGGCCGACTTGACCCGGCGTGGCATGGCCCTGGAGACCTTCCTGGCCCAGCGCGGGATGGACGACGAATCCTTCCGTCAGCAGGCCCACGAGGACGCCGAGGACATGATCCGCAATTCGCTGACGATCCGCGAATTCGCCAGCGCCCGGGAGATAGAAGTCGGCCCCCAGGACGTTGAAACGCGGCTGACCGAGATGTTCGCTTCCTACCCCGCGGGCGAACAGGAAGCGCTGCGCAATCACTACCTGAACCAGATGGGGATCGAAAGCCTGGCCGGGCAGATCCTCCAGGAAAGGGTCCTCGACCAGCTCCTGGAAGAGGTCAACGTCCAGGATCCGCTCGGCGCCGAGGGCGAACAATCAGGGTCGGAAGCCCCGGCCGATGACCCCGACTCCGACCAATCGGAGGCCGCCGGGGGCGGATAA
- a CDS encoding molybdopterin-dependent oxidoreductase yields MSTQVGPVLPKLIGERVRRREDPRLIQGLATYVDDVKLPGMLYMALKRSDIAHGNIRSIDSSAAEAMEGVELVLTGAQLAESLGPMPIGTPFPAPDHHSIATDRVRYVGEPVAVVVAEDRYLARDAADAISVDYEELPAVVDPEAAMTEGTTLIHDEFERNVAVDGVYGGTGVNAETAQPEDDSEVDAAFAEADVVIRQRMLNQRLAPNAMEPRGVVAHYEPGRDYITVWSATQNPHILRTLVAGMLGMGEHQVRAIAPEVGGGFGCKINIYGEEYTAAAVSKMTGAPVKWIEDRTEAFLATTHGRDLLGDIEIAAKSDGKILAVRANLLADIGAYQVLLTAIIPTLTGLMMNGVYKIGVVRHGLTEVYTNKTPTDAYRGAGRPEALYFLERIVDMLARELDMDPAELRRMNFMPAAEFPYPTVTGLVYDSGNYVATLDKALEVADWQGMLAERDRARAEGRIVGVGMSFYVEVCGLGPSSTVPVGGWEHSGVTIERGGKITATTGSSPHGQGNETTFAQMLADHFSVPIEDITILHGDTGVVKQGIGTFGSRSQAVGGAALNLAAGKTSDKMKQFAAALLSDHEITAEDLEFVDGRIQAIGRPEVSKTFAEVADFAYIPVPLPPGLEPGLSEEAFFEPENNTYPFGCHISMIEIDRETGEPELLKLVAVDDCGNVINPLIVEGQVHGGLAQGIGQAMFEEVVFDRDGQPLTASFMDYVMPRAADLPHFELERTVTPTPVNPLGAKGVGEAGTIGVSPCVINAAVDALAPFGIRHIDMPLRPERLWRLIQQNGGQQ; encoded by the coding sequence ATGAGTACCCAAGTTGGACCAGTACTGCCCAAACTCATCGGCGAGCGCGTCCGGCGGCGCGAGGACCCGCGTCTGATCCAGGGCCTTGCAACCTACGTCGACGACGTAAAGCTCCCGGGCATGCTCTACATGGCCCTCAAGCGCTCAGACATAGCCCACGGCAACATCCGCAGCATCGACTCCAGCGCCGCCGAGGCGATGGAAGGCGTCGAACTGGTGCTCACCGGCGCGCAGCTGGCCGAGAGCCTGGGGCCAATGCCGATCGGGACCCCCTTCCCGGCGCCCGACCACCATTCAATCGCCACCGACCGGGTGCGCTACGTCGGCGAGCCGGTGGCCGTGGTCGTGGCCGAAGACCGCTACCTGGCCCGCGACGCCGCGGATGCGATCTCGGTCGACTACGAGGAACTCCCTGCGGTCGTCGATCCCGAAGCGGCGATGACCGAGGGAACGACCCTTATCCACGACGAATTCGAACGCAATGTCGCGGTCGACGGGGTCTACGGCGGCACCGGCGTGAACGCCGAAACCGCCCAACCCGAGGACGACAGCGAAGTCGACGCCGCGTTTGCCGAGGCCGACGTGGTGATAAGGCAGCGCATGCTCAATCAGCGCCTGGCCCCCAATGCGATGGAACCCCGCGGGGTCGTGGCCCACTACGAGCCGGGCCGCGACTACATCACCGTCTGGAGCGCCACCCAGAACCCGCACATCCTGCGGACCCTGGTGGCCGGGATGCTCGGCATGGGCGAGCACCAGGTCCGGGCGATAGCTCCCGAAGTGGGCGGGGGATTCGGCTGCAAGATCAACATCTACGGCGAGGAATACACCGCCGCCGCGGTCTCCAAGATGACCGGTGCCCCGGTCAAGTGGATCGAGGACCGGACCGAGGCGTTTCTGGCCACGACCCACGGCCGTGACCTGCTCGGCGACATCGAGATAGCGGCCAAGTCGGACGGCAAGATCCTGGCCGTTCGCGCCAACCTGCTGGCTGACATCGGCGCCTACCAGGTCCTGCTGACGGCGATCATCCCGACCCTTACCGGCTTGATGATGAACGGGGTTTACAAGATCGGAGTCGTCCGCCACGGGCTGACCGAGGTCTACACCAACAAGACTCCGACCGACGCCTACCGCGGCGCCGGACGTCCCGAGGCGCTCTACTTCCTGGAGCGGATCGTCGACATGCTGGCCCGCGAGCTGGACATGGATCCGGCCGAGCTGCGGCGCATGAACTTCATGCCGGCGGCGGAGTTCCCTTACCCGACCGTGACCGGCCTGGTCTACGACTCCGGCAACTACGTCGCCACCCTGGACAAGGCGCTGGAAGTGGCCGACTGGCAGGGAATGCTGGCCGAACGCGACCGCGCCCGCGCCGAGGGCCGGATTGTGGGCGTGGGAATGTCCTTCTACGTCGAAGTCTGCGGCCTGGGTCCCTCATCGACCGTTCCGGTCGGAGGCTGGGAACACTCGGGGGTGACCATCGAGCGGGGCGGCAAGATCACCGCCACCACCGGGTCCTCGCCGCACGGCCAGGGCAACGAGACCACGTTCGCGCAGATGCTGGCGGACCATTTCTCGGTGCCGATCGAGGACATCACCATCCTGCATGGCGACACCGGCGTCGTAAAGCAGGGGATCGGGACCTTCGGCAGCCGCTCGCAAGCGGTCGGCGGGGCCGCTCTCAATCTCGCCGCCGGCAAGACCAGCGACAAGATGAAACAATTCGCGGCCGCTTTGCTTTCCGATCACGAAATCACGGCCGAGGACCTCGAATTCGTCGACGGGCGGATCCAGGCGATCGGTCGTCCGGAAGTGAGCAAGACGTTTGCCGAAGTGGCCGACTTTGCCTACATACCGGTGCCGCTGCCGCCGGGGCTGGAACCCGGGCTCTCCGAAGAGGCGTTCTTCGAGCCCGAGAACAACACCTACCCGTTCGGGTGCCACATCTCGATGATTGAAATCGATCGCGAAACCGGCGAACCCGAGCTGTTGAAGCTGGTGGCGGTCGATGACTGCGGCAACGTGATCAATCCGCTGATCGTCGAAGGCCAGGTGCACGGCGGACTGGCGCAGGGAATCGGCCAGGCGATGTTCGAAGAGGTCGTGTTCGACCGGGACGGACAGCCGCTGACGGCCAGTTTCATGGACTACGTAATGCCGCGCGCGGCCGACCTGCCGCATTTCGAACTCGAACGCACCGTCACCCCGACTCCGGTCAATCCGCTCGGAGCTAAAGGCGTCGGTGAAGCGGGCACCATCGGCGTATCGCCCTGCGTAATCAACGCGGCGGTGGACGCCCTGGCGCCATTCGGCATCAGGCACATCGACATGCCGCTGCGGCCCGAGCGCCTGTGGCGTCTCATTCAGCAAAACGGAGGCCAACAGTGA
- a CDS encoding DNA alkylation repair protein, with protein MPNPLVTQIRRVLADNANPDKAAGMRRYMKSEMPYRGIQTPLRRRLCRDVFQAHPIEDKRAWRESVLELWRKAEYREERYAALALLGAREYSSFRSLDTLPLLEELVVTGAWWDYVDDIASHRLRELLEKHPAEMSREMRAWSLDPDKWKRRSSIICQLGRKQETDIRLLFDCIESNLADPDFFIRKGIGWALRSLAWTDLAVVESFIAHNSDEISPLSRREALKNAAKIRQSNQA; from the coding sequence ATGCCAAACCCCCTAGTGACCCAAATCCGCCGGGTTCTGGCCGATAACGCCAACCCGGATAAAGCCGCCGGAATGCGGCGCTACATGAAGTCGGAAATGCCCTACCGGGGCATCCAGACCCCGTTGCGGCGCCGATTGTGCAGAGACGTATTCCAGGCTCATCCAATCGAAGACAAACGCGCCTGGCGAGAGTCGGTGTTGGAACTCTGGAGGAAAGCCGAATACCGCGAGGAGCGATACGCCGCGCTGGCGCTATTGGGTGCCCGGGAGTACAGTTCCTTCCGGAGCCTGGACACCCTGCCGCTGTTGGAGGAACTGGTGGTCACCGGAGCATGGTGGGACTACGTCGACGATATCGCCTCGCACCGGCTTCGCGAACTACTGGAGAAACACCCCGCCGAAATGTCCCGGGAAATGCGGGCCTGGAGTCTGGATCCGGACAAATGGAAGCGTCGGTCCTCGATCATCTGCCAGCTGGGCCGCAAGCAGGAGACCGACATCCGTCTCCTCTTCGACTGCATTGAAAGCAATCTGGCCGACCCCGATTTCTTCATTCGCAAAGGCATCGGCTGGGCGCTTCGCTCCCTGGCCTGGACTGACCTGGCGGTGGTGGAGTCGTTCATTGCGCACAATTCGGACGAGATCAGCCCGCTTTCGCGCCGCGAAGCGCTAAAGAACGCTGCCAAGATCCGCCAATCCAACCAAGCCTGA
- a CDS encoding ATP-dependent Clp protease proteolytic subunit encodes MTLIPYVIETTERGERGMDIYSRLLRDRIIFVGSPVDDTLANTIVAQLLLLQSEDPDRDISMYINSPGGSVTAGMAIYDTMQYIKPQIQTFCTGIAASIACVLLAGGEKGKRFALPHSSVLIHQPSQSIPGHMTSSDLEIAAREIVRVRHRIEDVLVTHTGQAKNKIREDTEHDYWMSADEALDYGIVDQIVRRTETG; translated from the coding sequence ATGACCCTGATTCCCTATGTGATCGAGACCACCGAGCGTGGCGAGCGTGGGATGGACATTTACTCGCGTCTGCTGCGCGATCGGATCATATTCGTGGGCTCGCCGGTCGACGACACCCTGGCCAATACGATCGTGGCCCAGCTGCTGCTGCTGCAGAGCGAGGATCCCGACCGCGACATTTCGATGTACATCAATTCGCCCGGCGGGTCGGTGACGGCCGGCATGGCGATCTACGACACGATGCAGTACATCAAGCCGCAGATCCAGACCTTCTGCACCGGGATCGCGGCCAGCATCGCCTGCGTGCTGCTGGCCGGCGGCGAGAAGGGCAAGCGCTTCGCGCTGCCGCATTCCAGCGTCCTGATTCACCAGCCCTCGCAGTCGATTCCGGGCCACATGACCTCATCCGACCTGGAGATCGCGGCGCGCGAGATCGTGCGGGTCCGGCACCGCATCGAGGACGTCCTGGTCACCCACACCGGCCAGGCCAAGAACAAGATCAGGGAAGACACCGAGCACGATTACTGGATGAGCGCCGACGAGGCGCTCGACTACGGGATCGTGGACCAGATCGTCAGGCGCACCGAGACCGGCTAG
- a CDS encoding (2Fe-2S)-binding protein, protein MSDPVPITVQVNGRRRRAVVEPRLLLAHFLREDLNLTGTHVGCDTSQCGACTVLVDGKSVKSCTTFAVQADGAEVTTIEGLAQNGELHPLQEGFWEEHGLQCGYCTPGMIISALDLLQNNPDPSDAEIRAGISGNLCRCTGYQHIVNSIRAAAERMAQQ, encoded by the coding sequence ATGTCGGATCCGGTACCAATAACCGTCCAGGTGAACGGGCGGCGGCGGCGGGCCGTGGTCGAGCCACGGCTGCTGCTGGCGCATTTCCTGCGTGAAGATCTGAACCTGACCGGCACCCACGTCGGTTGCGACACAAGCCAGTGCGGTGCCTGCACGGTCCTGGTCGACGGCAAAAGCGTCAAATCCTGCACGACCTTTGCCGTGCAGGCCGACGGCGCCGAGGTGACCACCATCGAGGGACTGGCCCAGAACGGTGAACTGCACCCGCTGCAGGAAGGATTCTGGGAAGAGCACGGCCTGCAATGCGGCTACTGCACGCCGGGCATGATCATCTCCGCGCTCGACCTCCTGCAGAACAACCCGGACCCCAGCGATGCCGAGATCCGGGCCGGGATCTCCGGCAATCTTTGCCGCTGCACCGGCTACCAGCACATCGTCAATTCGATCCGGGCCGCGGCCGAAAGGATGGCGCAGCAATGA